In Raphanus sativus cultivar WK10039 chromosome 5, ASM80110v3, whole genome shotgun sequence, the following proteins share a genomic window:
- the LOC108862371 gene encoding DNA polymerase I B, chloroplastic/mitochondrial codes for MGVSLRHFSPSSSFWLSRRPRSSSSSSLLSSLVPRHTILTRKVAITNGNARYCTATASGGIHGFHPSGRQGTSTIEFSGEWKLSVGSKTAIMVPPTVKLNGAVSAWRKGEVNQDDASGNYFRSFVPKIDDVQSYGNYQLEPRGDVTTVDRELNSFAQQKSLRGPPLVALPRKNVKAREKIDDEDVRGRQRPLVASFDSARNESTVTISKVGKRTDLSRVRANLTKIYNKVRVVDNVSTAKEIVAKLVNQYRDLVHACDTEVSRIDVKSETPVDHGELICFSIYCGSEADFGDGKSCIWVDVLGENGKDVLAEFKPFFEDSSIKKVWHNYSFDNHIIRNYGIKLSGFHGDTMHMARLWDSSRQTAGGYSLEALTSDPRVLGGTETKEEAELFGKISMKTIFGKGKLKKDGTEGKLVVIPPVEELQKDDREAWISYSALDSISTLKLYESMKKQLQVKKWFLDGKLVSGKNMFDFYQEYWQPFGELLATMEAEGMLVDREYLAQIEIVAKGEQEVAVSRFRSWASKHCPDAKHMNVGSDTQLRQLFFGGISNSFNGEDLPYEKLFKVPNVDNVIEEGKKRATKFRNIKLHRISDNPLPTEKFTASGWPSVSGDTLKALAGKVSAAYDFTEVAADDNSLEENIGDEESMSLPDEILEPQTSVESDTSAFGTAFDAFGGGESGKEACHAIASLCEVCSIDSLISNFILPLQGSNVSGKDGRVHCSLNINTETGRLSARRPNLQNQPALEKDRYKIRQAFIASPGNSLIVADYGQLELRILAHLARCKSMMEAFVAGGDFHSRTAMNMYPHIREAVENGEVLLEWHPQPGQEKPPVPLLKDAFASERRKAKMLNFSIAYGKTAIGLSRDWKVSVEEAQETVNLWYNDRQEVRKWQELRKKEAIQNGYVLTLLGRARKFPAYRSRAQKNHIERAAINTPVQGSAADVAMCAMLEITANERLKELGWKLLLQVHDEVILEGPSESAEIAKAIVVDCMCRPFNGKNILSVDLSVDAKCAQNWYAAK; via the exons ATGGGGGTCTCTCTCCGCcacttctctccttcttcttctttctggcTCTCGCGCCGTCctcgctcttcttcttcttcttcccttctttcCTCACTCGTGCCTCGCCATACAATCCTTACCAG AAAAGTAGCTATCACTAATGGAAACGCTAGATACTGCACTGCTACAGCTTCTGGTGGTATCCATGGGTTTCACCCTTCAGGTCGTCAAGGGACTTCTACTATTGAGTTTAGCGGAGAGTGGAAACTTAGTGTTGGATCTAAGACGGCCATAATGGTTCCACCAACTGTGAAACTAAACGGAGCTGTAAGTGCTTGGAGAAAAGGGGAAGTCAATCAGGATGATGCTTCCGGTAACTATTTCAGAAGCTTCGTCCCAAAGATAGATGATGTTCAATCTTACGGAAACTACCAGCTAGAACCCAGAGGTGACGTTACCACGGTTGATAGAGAATTGAATAGCTTTGCGCAACAGAAGAGTCTAAGAGGACCACCTCTCGTAGCGTTGCCAAGGAAGAATGTTAAGGCTAGGGAGAAGATAGATGACGAGGATGTGCGTGGAAGACAAAGACCTCTTGTTGCTTCTTTTGACAGTGCAAGAAATGAGAGTACGGTAACCATTTCCAAAGTGGGGAAACGGACCGACCTGTCGAGAGTACGCGCGAAccttacaaaaatatataataaggttCGTGTTGTCGATAATGTGTCTACCGCAAAGGAAATTGTGGCCAAGCTCGTGAATCAATATAGGGATCTCGTCCATGCTTGCGATACTGAG GTGTCGAGGATTGATGTGAAGAGTGAAACACCTGTGGACCATGGCGAGCTTATATGTTTCAGTATATATTGTGGATCAGAAGCAGACTTTGGAGATGGAAAGTCATGTATATGGGTGGATGTTCTTGGTGAAAATGGCAAGGATGTCTTGGCTGAGTTTAAGCCATTTTTCGAAGACTCATCCATTAAAAAA GTATGGCATAACTACAGCTTTGATAACCACATTATAAGAAATTACGGAATCAAGCTTTCTGGTTTTCATGGTGATACAATGCACATGGCACGATTGTGGGATTCTTCGAGACAGACAGCAGGTGGTTATTCGCTTGAAGCACTCACAAGTGACCCAAGAGTTCTTGGGGGAACTGAAACAAAGGAGGAAGCAGAGCTATTCGGTAAAATATCAATGAAGACGATTTTCGGCAAGGGAAAACTGAAGAAAGATGGAACTGAGGGGAAACTGGTGGTCATTCCACCTGTTGAGGAGCTACAAAAAGACGACCGAGAAGCTTGGATCTCGTACTCTGCGTTGGATTCGATAAGCACACTAAAGCTTTACGAGAGCATGAAGAAACAACTGCAGGTGAAGAAATGGTTTCTTGATGGGAAGCTAGTTTCAGGAAAGAACATGTTTGACTTTTACCAAGAGTATTGGCAACCTTTTGGTGAACTTCTTGCTACAATGGAAGCGGAGGGGATGCTAGTAGATAGGGAATATCTTGCGCAGATTGAGATTGTAGCCAAGGGAGAACAGGAAGTTGCTGTTTCTAGGTTCCGGAGTTGGGCCTCGAAGCATTGTCCTGATGCAAAGCATATGAATGTTGGCAGTGACACGCAGTTAAGACAGCTCTTTTTCGGTGGCATTTCTAACAG TTTTAATGGTGAGGATCTTCCATATGAAAAACTGTTCAAAGTCCCCAATGTTGACAATGTGATTGAAGAAGGTAAAAAAAGAGCCACGAAGTTCCGGAATATCAAACTGCATAGGATTAGTGACAATCCTTTGCCGACTGAAAAGTTCACCGCCTCAGGCTGGCCTTCTGTTAGTGGAGATACTTTGAAAGCATTAGCTGGGAAAGTCTCTGCAGCGTATGACTTTACAGAGGTAGCTGCAGATGATAATTCTCTAGAAGAAAACATCGGAGATGAGGAGTCTATGTCGCTGCCAGATGAAATTTTGGAACCACAAACATCTGTTGAATCAGACACATCTGCTTTTGGAACAGCGTTTGATGCGTTTGGAGGGGGTGAGAGTGGAAAGGAGGCTTGCCATGCAATTGCTTCACTGTGCGAAGTTTGCTCCATTGATTCCTTAATATCCAATTTTATTCTTCCTTTGCag GGAAGTAATGTATCAGGCAAAGATGGTCGTGTCCACTGCTCCCTGAATATCAACACTGAAACTGGACGGTTGTCAGCTAGAAGGCCAAATTTGCAG AACCAACCTGCGCTGGAGAAAGATCGGTACAAGATCCGTCAGGCCTTTATAGCGTCACCTGGAAACTCTCTTATTGTTGCTGATTATGGCCAG CTGGAACTTAGGATTCTGGCACATCTTGCTCGTTGCAAAAGCATGATGGAAGCTTTTGTGGCCGGTGGTGACTTCCACTCAAGAACAGCCATGAATATGTATCCGCATATTCGTGAAGCTGTCGAAAATGGTGAAGTGCTCCTTGAGTGGCATCCACAACCTGGACAGGAGAAGCCGCCAGTGCCATTATTAAAG GACGCCTTTGCTTCTGAGAGAAGAAAAGCTAAGATGCTCAACTTTTCGATTGCATATGGGAAGACTGCTATTGGGCTTTCTAGAGACTGGAAG GTTTCGGTAGAAGAAGCTCAAGAAACAGTTAATCTCTGGTATAATGACAGACAAGAAGTCCGGAAATGGCAAGAGCTACGCAAGAAAGAAGCTATACAAAATGGGTATGTGCTGACTTTGTTGGGAAGGGCTCGTAAGTTTCCTGCATACCGTTCACGTGCCCAAAAGAACCATATCGAACGAGCAGCAATCAACACTCCTGTTCAG GGAAGTGCGGCTGATGTCGCCATGTGCGCTATGCTGGAGATAACAGCAAATGAACGTTTAAAGGAGCTTGGTTGGAAGCTGCTTCTACAA GTTCATGATGAAGTAATCTTGGAAGGACCAAGTGAATCAGCCGAGATAGCTAAAGCCATAGTTGTGGACTGCATGTGTAGACCTTTCAACGGCAAGAACATCCTCTCAGTCGATTTATCTGTTGATGCCAAGTGTGCTCAGAACTGGTATGCTGCTAAGTAA
- the LOC108862373 gene encoding protein LHCP TRANSLOCATION DEFECT translates to MASISSCRAPSTSFFFSTTKTINSSSPSSVRLSSRFLGTRVVKLSSIGLGPSNGSRATCWFKFGKNGVDAENAGIYGSQSRDDFDRDDVEQYFNYMGMLAVEGTYDKMEALLNQNIHPVDILLMLAASEGDKPKIEELLRAGANYTVKDADGRTALDRANSEEIRDLILGSITQKA, encoded by the exons ATGGCTTCCATTTCATCATGCAGAGCTCCTTCTacgagcttcttcttctctacaaCCAAAACTATCAACAGTTCTTCTCCTTCCTCAGTAAGACTCTCCTCTCGGTTTCTTGGAACTCGGGTTGTGAAGCTCAGTAGTATCGGACTCGGACCCTCCAATGGGTCTAGAGCCACTTGCTGGTTCAAGTTCGGAAAGAACGGTGTCGATGCTGAGAATGCTGGCATCTATGGCAGCCAGTCACGGGATGATTTCGACAGAGACGATGTCGAGCAG TATTTCAACTATATGGGGATGCTTGCGGTGGAAGGAACCTACGATAAGATGGAGGCTCTTCTCAACCAAAACATTCATCCTGTAGATATCCTTTTGATGTTAGCAGCATCAGAAGGAGACAAGCCTAAGATCGAGGAGCTCCTCAGAGCCGGTGCTAACTACACTGTCAAGGACGCTGATGGAAGAACTGCTCTTGACAGAGCCAACAGCGAGGAGATCCGTGATTTGATCCTTGGATCCATCACTCAAAAGGCTTGA
- the LOC108860888 gene encoding vascular-related unknown protein 3 yields MENSALSNVVRRTVISNQQRTIQEGLEESSWDMYVETEDGISHYEDSSMISDAASPIVYVEEDTDTASSPSKRTKGCSEMENNSIEGKTVNNSKTKEKGIMNEEYCAELKKRGLCLVPLSMLSNYIG; encoded by the exons ATGGAAAACTCAGCACTAAGCAATGTCGTGAGGCGAACAGTAATCTCTAATCAACAGAGAACAATACAAGAGGGTCTAGAAGAGAGTAGTTGGGATATGTACGTTGAAACCGAAGATGGTATCAGCCACTATGAAGATTCCTCTATGATCTCAGACGCTGCGTCTCCTATAGTCTATGTCGAAGAAGACACAGACACGGCTTCATCTCCTTCTAAGAGAACCAAG GGTTGCAGCGAAATGGAGAATAATTCGATAGAAGGAAAAACCGTGAACAATTCTAAAACTAAG GAGAAAGGGATAATGAATGAGGAATATTGCGCAGAACTGAAGAAGAGAGGACTTTGCTTAGTTCCTTTGTCGATGTTGTCCAACTACATTGGTTGA